One region of Natronolimnobius baerhuensis genomic DNA includes:
- a CDS encoding segregation and condensation protein A gives MTSEEAAESKTTAASSTKASGEAASNEGSEEPKATTDSSETRTGSDVNGERERSVSEVTREQREPLRDSKRSSEAHHHTRRNDSRARKTQNRADFYRTVRTDGGDDIPLNIAGHEDREPPGSDSSSAGSSGDTGTVLEFSESESESDTDDDDDEVEPVELLVQLAEEGEIDPWDIDIVQVTDRFLEALDDADLRTSGRALFYASVLLRMKSDELFATDEPEEEELPPWEAPFADDPVEPMDGDDGGPPGFDPVESLEAEMDRRLERKQARGKPETLDELVRDLRSAERGSWWKESRSYDTSNSPSGYDRGMQELSYHAEDQFRVDDEPTSDDVTHTTHSEDIETVIDDVDAVLEEHYENGRDEVLYAEIDEVGGTRVMTYLGLLFLAHRGRLELEQDELFGDLWIQRVTLESEPDEAIAD, from the coding sequence ATGACTAGCGAGGAGGCCGCGGAGTCGAAGACGACAGCGGCCTCCTCGACAAAAGCGAGCGGCGAAGCCGCGAGCAACGAGGGATCCGAGGAGCCGAAGGCGACGACGGATTCCTCGGAAACGCGAACGGGGAGCGATGTGAACGGAGAGCGTGAGCGATCCGTGAGCGAAGTAACCCGTGAGCAACGGGAGCCGCTACGCGACTCCAAACGCTCGAGCGAAGCGCACCACCACACGCGACGGAACGACTCGAGAGCGCGCAAGACCCAGAACCGAGCCGACTTCTATCGCACTGTCCGAACTGACGGCGGTGACGACATTCCGCTGAATATCGCTGGCCACGAGGACCGAGAGCCGCCGGGATCGGACTCGAGTTCGGCTGGCTCCAGCGGGGATACTGGGACCGTCCTCGAGTTCTCGGAATCAGAGTCGGAGTCCGACACGGACGACGATGACGACGAAGTCGAACCCGTTGAACTCCTCGTGCAACTCGCCGAAGAGGGCGAGATTGATCCCTGGGATATCGACATTGTCCAGGTGACGGATCGATTTCTCGAGGCGTTAGACGATGCTGATCTCCGAACCTCGGGCCGGGCGCTGTTTTACGCGAGCGTCCTCTTGCGGATGAAAAGCGACGAACTGTTCGCGACGGACGAACCCGAAGAGGAGGAACTGCCGCCGTGGGAAGCCCCCTTCGCGGACGACCCCGTCGAGCCGATGGACGGCGACGACGGTGGGCCACCGGGATTCGACCCCGTCGAGAGCCTCGAGGCGGAGATGGACCGTCGCCTCGAGCGCAAGCAGGCCCGCGGGAAGCCCGAGACGCTGGATGAACTGGTTCGGGATCTTCGCAGCGCCGAACGCGGCTCGTGGTGGAAGGAATCGCGCAGTTACGATACGAGTAACTCGCCGAGTGGCTACGACCGGGGGATGCAGGAACTGAGCTATCACGCCGAGGATCAGTTCCGCGTCGACGACGAACCGACGAGCGACGACGTAACGCATACGACTCACTCAGAGGATATCGAGACCGTCATCGACGACGTCGACGCGGTGCTCGAGGAACACTACGAGAACGGCCGCGACGAGGTTCTGTACGCCGAAATCGACGAGGTTGGTGGGACGCGCGTGATGACGTATCTCGGCTTACTTTTTCTTGCCCATCGCGGCCGACTCGAACTCGAGCAGGACGAACTATTTGGGGACCTCTGGATTCAGCGGGTCACACTCGAGTCGGAGCCGGACGAAGCGATTGCCGACTGA
- a CDS encoding MATE family efflux transporter, which produces MSGGSSPDESNLTEGSLVRPMFQLAWPLVVIQVLQVAYNVGDTFWLGAFSTDAVGAISLAFPLLFLLIALGGGFTTAGAILIAQHTGAESGEGGLIAGQTLSFISLVAVGLGIVGYFMTDPMLAVLPADPATEEAIIPLAADYLRIFFLGLPFVFGFFVFVALMRGYGDTRAPMRVMFISVIINLVLDPILIFGVGPVPQLGISGAAIATVFSRAVATAIGFYLLYYTAVGPEIRPEHLKPRLEFVEKITRLGIPTSLEQSMTAMALVAMTAIVVTFPPEVVTAYGLGNRLISLAFLPAMGIGQAMDSIVGQNLGAGKPERAERATWLGAAFVGAFMAVAGTLAFLFPEPFVAVFLTTEEAGREAAIAHGVTFLQFAAFAFVFMGVMQVIQGAFRGAGNTKTALVFAVLGLWLARLPVAYILIFVFDWGTIGIWTAVVVGDVVGAIGAVAWFTRGTWKDAIVDDDDEPDDLEGTPETEPMAE; this is translated from the coding sequence ATGTCTGGCGGTTCATCACCGGACGAGAGCAATCTCACAGAGGGCTCGCTCGTCCGGCCGATGTTTCAGTTGGCGTGGCCCCTCGTCGTTATCCAGGTCTTACAGGTTGCATACAACGTTGGAGATACGTTCTGGCTCGGTGCGTTCTCGACTGACGCCGTGGGAGCGATCAGCCTCGCGTTTCCGCTGTTGTTCTTGCTGATCGCCCTCGGCGGCGGGTTCACGACTGCGGGTGCGATTTTGATCGCTCAACATACTGGTGCTGAAAGCGGTGAGGGTGGCCTCATCGCTGGACAGACGCTGTCGTTTATCTCGCTCGTTGCAGTCGGCCTCGGAATTGTTGGTTACTTCATGACCGATCCGATGCTCGCCGTACTCCCAGCAGATCCAGCGACCGAAGAGGCGATTATCCCGCTTGCAGCCGACTATCTGCGGATTTTCTTCCTCGGATTGCCGTTCGTCTTCGGCTTTTTCGTCTTCGTCGCGCTCATGCGCGGCTACGGCGACACCCGCGCGCCGATGCGCGTCATGTTCATCAGCGTCATCATCAACCTCGTTCTCGACCCAATCCTCATCTTCGGCGTCGGCCCCGTTCCACAACTTGGCATCAGCGGCGCAGCGATTGCAACCGTCTTCTCGAGAGCTGTCGCGACGGCGATTGGCTTTTATCTCCTCTACTACACGGCTGTCGGTCCCGAGATACGACCCGAACACCTCAAACCGCGTCTCGAGTTCGTCGAGAAGATTACGCGACTTGGCATCCCAACCTCGCTCGAGCAGTCGATGACGGCGATGGCACTGGTTGCGATGACGGCGATTGTCGTCACGTTCCCGCCGGAAGTCGTCACGGCCTACGGGCTGGGGAACCGGCTGATCTCGCTTGCGTTCTTGCCGGCGATGGGTATCGGGCAGGCGATGGATTCGATTGTCGGGCAGAACCTCGGCGCTGGCAAACCTGAGCGTGCTGAACGCGCGACGTGGCTCGGAGCGGCGTTCGTCGGAGCGTTCATGGCCGTGGCAGGAACTCTTGCGTTCTTGTTCCCGGAGCCGTTCGTCGCCGTGTTTCTCACCACGGAAGAGGCTGGGCGTGAGGCAGCGATTGCCCACGGCGTGACGTTCCTCCAGTTCGCCGCCTTTGCGTTCGTCTTCATGGGCGTCATGCAGGTGATTCAGGGCGCGTTCCGCGGTGCCGGGAACACGAAGACTGCACTCGTCTTCGCTGTGCTCGGACTCTGGCTCGCGCGATTGCCAGTCGCTTACATCTTGATCTTCGTCTTCGACTGGGGCACGATTGGTATCTGGACGGCTGTCGTCGTCGGCGACGTTGTCGGCGCAATTGGTGCTGTCGCGTGGTTCACGCGCGGCACGTGGAAGGACGCTATCGTCGACGATGACGATGAACCAGACGATCTTGAGGGCACGCCTGAAACCGAACCGATGGCTGAGTAG
- the thiC gene encoding phosphomethylpyrimidine synthase ThiC has translation MANTQIAAAREGTVTEEMERVAKRENRDPEFVREQVAEGQAVIPANTNHDALDAMIIGRDFSTKVNANIGNSETTSDLETELEKLHSAVHYGADTVMDLGTGSDLDEIRETHLEHSPVPIGTVPLYEAVKQADSPAEITTDLLLEIIEKQAEQGVDYMTIHAGILAEHLPLTDGRKTGIVSRGGSIMASWMEENGEQNPLFQVYDEICEIFAEHDVTFSLGDSLRPGCLADACDEAQYAELDTLGELTRRAWEHDVQVMVEGPGHVPMHKVAENVERQQEVCDGAPFYVLGPLVTDIAPGYDHITSAIGAAMAAQAGAAMLCYVTPKEHLGLPDEEDVRDGLAAYRIAAHAGDVGAERPGARDWDDALSEARYAFDWREQFRLALDPDRARDSHDQTLPGDNYKEARFCSMCGVEFCSMRIDQDAREGDGDGMERLTEETNLENSPAAEVNLPPVGTHEGADIPGSEHDQAPAEPASDD, from the coding sequence ATGGCGAACACTCAGATTGCTGCCGCCCGCGAGGGAACGGTCACCGAGGAGATGGAACGCGTCGCCAAACGCGAGAACCGTGACCCCGAGTTTGTCCGCGAGCAGGTCGCCGAGGGCCAGGCCGTCATTCCAGCGAACACGAATCACGACGCGCTCGACGCGATGATCATCGGCCGCGACTTTTCGACGAAAGTCAACGCCAACATCGGCAACAGCGAGACGACGAGCGACCTCGAGACCGAACTCGAGAAACTCCACAGCGCGGTTCACTACGGCGCGGACACGGTGATGGACCTTGGGACGGGAAGCGATTTAGACGAGATTCGAGAGACACACCTCGAGCACTCGCCGGTTCCGATTGGGACGGTCCCGCTGTACGAAGCCGTCAAGCAGGCCGACAGTCCCGCAGAGATTACGACGGATTTGCTGCTCGAGATCATCGAGAAGCAGGCCGAACAAGGCGTCGACTACATGACGATTCACGCGGGGATTCTCGCCGAGCACCTGCCGTTGACCGATGGCCGCAAGACGGGCATCGTCTCTCGAGGCGGGTCAATTATGGCCTCGTGGATGGAAGAAAACGGCGAGCAGAATCCCCTCTTTCAGGTGTACGACGAGATCTGCGAGATTTTCGCCGAACACGACGTGACGTTCAGCCTCGGGGACAGTCTCCGGCCCGGCTGTCTGGCCGACGCCTGCGACGAGGCCCAGTACGCCGAACTCGACACTTTGGGAGAGTTGACCCGTCGCGCCTGGGAGCACGACGTGCAGGTGATGGTCGAAGGGCCGGGCCACGTCCCGATGCACAAAGTCGCCGAGAACGTCGAGCGCCAGCAGGAGGTCTGTGACGGCGCCCCCTTCTACGTTCTCGGCCCGCTCGTGACCGATATCGCCCCCGGCTACGACCACATCACGAGCGCAATCGGCGCGGCGATGGCCGCCCAGGCCGGTGCCGCGATGCTCTGTTACGTGACGCCCAAAGAACACCTCGGACTCCCCGACGAAGAAGACGTTCGCGACGGCCTCGCCGCCTACCGGATCGCTGCCCACGCCGGCGACGTTGGTGCCGAACGCCCCGGCGCACGTGACTGGGACGACGCTCTCTCGGAAGCCCGCTACGCCTTCGACTGGCGCGAGCAGTTCCGCCTCGCGCTTGACCCCGACCGCGCCCGCGATTCCCACGACCAGACCTTGCCCGGTGACAACTACAAGGAGGCTCGCTTCTGCTCGATGTGTGGCGTCGAGTTCTGCTCGATGCGGATCGACCAGGACGCACGCGAGGGCGACGGTGACGGGATGGAACGCCTCACTGAGGAAACCAACCTCGAGAACTCGCCGGCTGCCGAAGTCAACCTGCCGCCGGTTGGCACACACGAGGGCGCAGACATTCCGGGAAGCGAGCACGACCAAGCGCCTGCAGAACCGGCAAGCGACGACTGA
- a CDS encoding phosphoribosyltransferase — translation MSDLPEDFDCTITNWDYIYSLCRDVSDDVRRDEFEPDVIVALARGGWFAGRCLCDFLGLDDLTSLKMEHYVGTAEKADEPQVRYPMPEGSVEGKDVLIIDDIADTGGSIKRAYEYVDDRDAGEVRTATLQLLQTSEFEPDYVGEQLEEWTWVVYPWNFIEDMIDLTESVMEQADQETFSQEEIRHFLGEFHSIERIEMEIAQPNRLPEILSEMDRRDVLERSGPGQWRLPDDN, via the coding sequence ATGTCCGATCTACCGGAGGACTTCGACTGTACGATCACGAACTGGGACTACATCTACAGCCTGTGCCGGGACGTCAGCGACGACGTTCGTCGCGACGAGTTCGAGCCGGACGTCATCGTCGCGCTGGCTCGCGGGGGCTGGTTCGCGGGGCGGTGTCTCTGTGATTTCCTCGGACTGGACGACCTGACGAGCCTAAAGATGGAACACTACGTCGGGACGGCCGAGAAGGCCGACGAACCACAGGTCCGATACCCAATGCCGGAAGGGAGTGTCGAGGGCAAAGACGTGCTAATCATCGACGATATCGCAGACACCGGCGGCTCGATCAAGCGCGCCTACGAGTATGTCGACGACCGGGATGCGGGCGAGGTTCGAACCGCCACGCTCCAACTGCTCCAGACCAGCGAGTTCGAGCCGGACTACGTTGGCGAGCAACTCGAGGAGTGGACCTGGGTCGTCTACCCGTGGAATTTCATCGAGGATATGATCGACCTCACCGAGAGCGTCATGGAGCAAGCAGACCAAGAGACGTTCTCGCAGGAAGAGATTCGACACTTCCTCGGAGAGTTCCACAGCATCGAGCGCATCGAGATGGAAATCGCCCAGCCGAACCGACTGCCGGAGATTCTCTCGGAGATGGACCGTCGTGACGTCCTCGAGCGCAGCGGTCCCGGCCAGTGGCGACTGCCCGACGACAACTGA
- the smc gene encoding chromosome segregation protein SMC, with translation MYIKAVVLDNFKSFGRKTKIPFYEDFTVVTGPNGSGKSNIIDSILFALGLARTRGIRAEKLTDLIYNPGHEDDSDSGGPREAIVEVILDNSDGTLDRSQVINAAGSEDVGDVDEIRIRRRVKQTEDNYYSYYYLNDRSVNLSDIQDLLAQAGVTPEGYNVVMQGDVTEIINMTPYARREIIDEIAGVAEFDAKKEDAFGELEIVEERIDEATLRIEEKRDRLGQLEDERQTALRYRRLRDEKEEYEGYKKASELEEKREELAAAEDAVSDLETDLEDLQRELDERQGTLVRLQEDLEDLNAEIERKGEDEQLRIKSEIEEIKGDISRLEDKIEASEDAIDEAESKRREAFVQIDRKQETIDELADEMREHKLEKASIKSEIQEREAEKADLEAEIDAVDTEFDELKADLSDRKDDLEEAKTAKNDLQREQDRLLDEARRRSNEISEKESTIEQRREEIPDLENHKSDLERELEKAQKNQASIADVVDDLKSEKRRLQSDVDELDDEIQAKQQEYAELEANAGESGDSSFGRAVTTILNSGIDGVHGAVAQLGTVPGEYAVACETAAGGRLANVVVSDDVIGQQCIDHLKSRNAGRATFLPMTDMHKRRLPNAPTDPGVVDFAYNLVDFDSQYDEVFSYVLGDTLVVEDIETARSYMGDYRMVTLDGDLVEKSGAMTGGSGGGSRYSFTGGGEGQLERVAKQITELQDERASLRDDLRDVEGRLDDARDRKTDAADEVRSIESEIESLETKRDSIEDEIETLEDELEELEDDRESVDDRMNTISSEINEKTAVIEEIEADIDDLESELADSKIPELTAQIEDLQHEIDERDNKIDDLDGTLNELELEKEYAEDAVDSLHDDIEDAQNKTAEHEDRIEECEAAIEDKEADLEDKREAVAELEDELTELKADRSELREELEDARTKRDQQQERVNAVESKLETKRERAQDLEWEIEGLESEVGDYDPEDVPDHETVLEMIDLLTADMEAMEPVNMLAIDEYDEVREDLEELEEGKATLVEEAEGIRDRIEQYETQKKQTFMDAYEEISSHFTEIFEKLSEGTGTLHLENEDDPFDGGLTMKAQPGDKPIQRLDAMSGGEKSLTALAFIFGIQRHNPAPFYALDEVDAFLDAVNAERIGEMVEELAGQAQFVVVSHRSAMLDRSQRAIGVTMQQDNVSAVTGIDLSSEEVPADD, from the coding sequence ATGTATATTAAGGCAGTCGTTCTGGACAATTTCAAGAGCTTCGGTCGGAAGACAAAGATCCCGTTCTACGAGGATTTCACGGTCGTTACCGGCCCGAACGGTTCTGGAAAGTCCAACATTATCGATTCGATTCTCTTCGCGCTTGGACTCGCTCGAACTCGCGGGATTCGCGCGGAGAAGCTGACAGATCTTATCTACAACCCGGGTCACGAGGACGACAGCGATTCCGGCGGTCCACGTGAAGCAATCGTCGAGGTCATCCTCGACAACAGCGATGGCACCCTCGACAGGTCTCAGGTGATCAACGCCGCGGGTAGCGAGGACGTCGGCGACGTCGACGAAATTCGTATCCGCCGTCGCGTCAAACAGACTGAAGACAACTACTACTCCTACTACTATCTGAACGACCGCTCGGTCAACCTCTCCGATATTCAGGACTTACTCGCACAGGCCGGCGTCACGCCGGAAGGTTACAACGTCGTCATGCAGGGCGACGTGACCGAAATCATCAACATGACGCCGTATGCGCGTCGTGAAATTATCGACGAAATCGCAGGCGTCGCCGAGTTCGATGCGAAAAAAGAAGACGCATTCGGCGAACTCGAGATCGTCGAAGAACGGATCGACGAGGCCACACTCCGCATTGAGGAGAAACGCGACCGACTCGGTCAACTCGAGGACGAGCGCCAAACTGCACTGCGCTATCGCCGTCTGCGCGACGAAAAAGAGGAATACGAGGGCTACAAGAAAGCCAGCGAACTCGAGGAAAAACGCGAGGAACTCGCTGCGGCCGAAGACGCCGTTTCCGACCTCGAGACCGACCTCGAGGACCTCCAGCGCGAACTCGACGAACGCCAGGGAACACTCGTGCGGTTACAGGAGGACCTCGAGGACCTAAACGCCGAAATCGAGCGCAAAGGCGAGGACGAACAGCTACGCATCAAAAGCGAAATTGAGGAGATCAAAGGCGATATCTCCCGTCTCGAGGACAAAATCGAAGCCAGCGAGGACGCAATCGACGAGGCCGAATCCAAGCGCCGCGAGGCGTTCGTCCAGATCGACCGCAAACAGGAGACGATTGACGAGCTCGCAGACGAGATGCGCGAGCACAAACTCGAGAAGGCCTCAATCAAATCTGAGATTCAAGAACGCGAGGCCGAAAAAGCGGATCTCGAGGCCGAAATCGACGCCGTCGACACTGAGTTCGATGAACTCAAAGCGGACCTTTCGGATCGGAAAGACGACTTAGAGGAGGCCAAAACAGCAAAGAACGACCTCCAGCGCGAGCAGGATCGACTACTCGATGAGGCTCGGCGGCGTTCAAATGAGATCAGCGAGAAAGAGTCGACCATCGAACAGCGCCGCGAGGAGATTCCCGACCTCGAGAACCACAAGAGCGACCTCGAGCGCGAACTCGAGAAGGCTCAAAAGAACCAAGCGAGCATCGCGGATGTCGTCGACGACCTCAAAAGCGAGAAGCGCCGGCTCCAGTCGGATGTCGACGAGTTAGATGACGAAATTCAGGCAAAACAACAGGAGTACGCCGAACTCGAGGCGAACGCAGGCGAGAGCGGCGATTCCTCCTTTGGCCGGGCGGTGACGACGATTCTCAATTCAGGAATCGACGGCGTTCACGGCGCAGTCGCCCAACTCGGGACGGTTCCGGGCGAGTACGCCGTTGCCTGTGAGACGGCAGCGGGTGGCCGGCTCGCGAACGTGGTCGTCTCCGACGACGTGATCGGACAACAGTGTATCGACCACCTTAAATCGCGCAACGCGGGCCGGGCGACGTTCCTGCCGATGACGGACATGCACAAGCGTCGGCTCCCGAATGCGCCGACCGATCCGGGCGTCGTCGACTTCGCGTACAATCTGGTCGATTTTGACAGCCAGTACGACGAGGTCTTCTCGTACGTGCTCGGCGACACGCTCGTCGTCGAAGACATCGAGACCGCCCGCTCGTACATGGGCGACTACCGGATGGTCACCCTCGATGGCGACCTCGTCGAAAAGAGCGGGGCGATGACCGGCGGCTCCGGTGGCGGCTCGCGTTATTCCTTTACCGGCGGCGGCGAGGGCCAACTCGAGCGCGTCGCGAAACAGATCACCGAGTTACAGGACGAACGCGCGTCGCTGCGCGATGACCTGCGCGATGTCGAGGGCCGACTCGACGACGCTCGAGACCGCAAAACGGACGCCGCCGACGAGGTGCGCTCCATCGAAAGCGAGATCGAGAGCCTCGAGACCAAGCGCGACTCCATCGAGGACGAAATCGAGACACTCGAGGACGAACTCGAGGAGTTAGAGGACGACCGCGAATCCGTCGACGACCGGATGAACACGATTTCGAGCGAGATCAACGAGAAAACCGCCGTCATCGAGGAGATCGAAGCCGATATCGACGACCTTGAGTCCGAACTCGCGGATTCGAAGATTCCGGAATTGACGGCACAGATCGAGGACCTTCAGCACGAGATTGACGAGCGCGACAACAAAATCGATGACCTCGACGGCACACTCAACGAACTCGAACTCGAGAAGGAGTACGCCGAGGACGCGGTCGACAGCCTCCACGACGATATCGAGGACGCCCAGAACAAGACGGCCGAACATGAAGACCGCATCGAGGAATGTGAGGCGGCTATCGAGGACAAAGAAGCCGATCTTGAGGACAAACGCGAAGCCGTCGCAGAACTCGAGGACGAACTCACCGAACTCAAAGCGGACCGGAGTGAGCTTCGTGAGGAACTCGAGGACGCACGGACGAAACGCGACCAGCAACAGGAACGGGTCAACGCCGTCGAGAGTAAACTCGAGACCAAACGCGAGCGAGCGCAGGACTTAGAGTGGGAGATCGAGGGTCTCGAATCTGAAGTCGGCGACTACGACCCCGAAGACGTCCCGGATCACGAGACCGTCCTCGAGATGATCGACCTGCTCACTGCGGATATGGAGGCGATGGAGCCGGTCAACATGCTCGCAATCGATGAGTACGACGAGGTTCGCGAGGATCTCGAGGAGTTAGAGGAGGGCAAGGCGACACTCGTCGAGGAAGCCGAGGGGATCCGCGACCGGATCGAACAGTACGAAACCCAGAAGAAACAGACGTTTATGGACGCCTACGAGGAGATTTCGTCGCACTTCACCGAGATCTTCGAGAAGCTGTCGGAGGGGACCGGGACGTTGCACTTGGAAAACGAGGACGATCCATTTGACGGCGGGCTGACGATGAAGGCCCAACCAGGCGATAAGCCGATTCAGCGCCTCGATGCGATGTCCGGCGGGGAGAAGTCACTGACCGCGCTGGCGTTCATTTTCGGGATTCAGCGCCACAACCCAGCGCCGTTTTACGCACTGGATGAGGTCGATGCGTTCCTCGATGCGGTCAACGCCGAGCGAATCGGTGAGATGGTCGAAGAACTCGCAGGGCAGGCCCAGTTCGTCGTGGTGTCACACCGTTCAGCGATGCTTGATCGCTCCCAGCGCGCTATCGGTGTCACGATGCAACAGGACAACGTGAGCGCGGTCACCGGGATCGATTTGAGTAGTGAAGAGGTGCCTGCTGATGACTAG
- a CDS encoding heavy metal translocating P-type ATPase: MDQPSGDASCSLCGQSCTDGAEARGTGSAFDAAAASDRQYCSHGCQEIATTLEGPANFGESETPHTPRGERSDPSTQTSHDTHADDDLEQTFVRIDGMHSATCEQFLETVATNRPGIVDAQASYVTETVKVTYDPDTQSKQGLEEALSGVGYTAYLREGASGEGTETDTNRQHTPADATGGTRRDREISGIRKRRSDDMLEVRYIAGIVFGTFLLVPYVAVLYPVYLSAFSDWWLLALYGDAFASFDGVLMLPMFFVLTGIVLYLTGLPLLRGAYISLVLRRPNTQLLAALTIVSAYAYGTLAFVQGRIDIYYDLTIIVAALVMAALFAEAIAKRRALECLTDLTISQVDSARRLDDGETETVPIAALEAGDRLLVRAGERIPVDGALECACTVDEAVVTGESLPVTKTAGESVVGGAAVTDGAAVVAVGDETASHIDHLTEHVWNLQSADHGVTRRADALAGRLAPLVLATVAVVAIGQYALGAPPVSIAMAALLTVIVTSPWALGFATPVGVAATIRDAMANGIVVFDETIFERLRAVDTVVFDKTGTLTTGEMSVLEADAPDDLLRAVAALEQRAAHPAAAAIVAEFGDESAATETATRTDGGLEQPIREFDSHGIGVSGVVGDEHLLVGHPALFRERNWTLEDGLEARVRQARDAGRLPVVVGRNGAAAGLIVVGDEPRAGWKTTVEGLAAQDIDIVVLTGDERGTTAFFADHPDIKHVFAGISPGGKTAAIRRLKATGTVAMVGDGTNDAPALAEADLGLSLGSGTALATDAADLAILEDDLAGVTRAFQLAGAARRRLRQNLRVALVYNAIVIPIAVVGLLSPLITTAAVAICAGTIVANAWRPLI; this comes from the coding sequence GTGGACCAGCCATCGGGGGACGCATCGTGCTCGCTCTGTGGGCAGTCATGTACTGACGGAGCTGAAGCCAGGGGAACTGGCAGTGCGTTCGACGCTGCTGCAGCGTCCGACCGCCAGTACTGTTCGCATGGCTGTCAGGAAATCGCAACGACACTCGAGGGGCCTGCAAACTTCGGGGAGTCTGAGACACCCCACACACCCCGTGGCGAGCGATCCGATCCGTCCACCCAGACCAGCCATGACACCCACGCGGACGACGACCTCGAGCAGACGTTCGTTCGCATCGATGGCATGCACTCGGCGACGTGTGAGCAGTTTCTCGAGACTGTCGCGACGAACCGGCCGGGTATCGTCGACGCGCAAGCGAGTTACGTGACGGAGACGGTCAAAGTCACCTACGATCCCGATACCCAGTCGAAACAGGGACTCGAGGAGGCACTGAGCGGGGTGGGCTACACCGCGTATCTTCGTGAGGGGGCGTCCGGTGAGGGAACGGAAACGGACACAAACCGTCAACACACACCCGCCGATGCAACCGGCGGGACCCGCCGCGACCGCGAGATATCGGGCATTCGAAAGCGCCGCAGTGACGATATGCTCGAGGTGCGTTACATCGCCGGCATCGTCTTCGGGACCTTTCTGCTGGTTCCCTACGTCGCCGTGTTGTACCCGGTCTACCTCTCGGCGTTCTCGGACTGGTGGCTCCTGGCGCTCTACGGCGACGCGTTCGCGAGTTTCGACGGCGTCCTCATGCTGCCGATGTTCTTCGTCCTCACGGGAATCGTCCTCTATCTGACCGGACTACCACTCCTGCGAGGGGCGTACATCAGCCTGGTGCTTCGCCGACCGAACACACAGCTTCTCGCCGCACTGACGATTGTCAGCGCCTACGCGTACGGCACGCTTGCCTTCGTCCAGGGCCGGATCGACATCTACTACGATCTGACGATCATCGTCGCTGCACTCGTCATGGCCGCCCTCTTCGCCGAGGCGATTGCCAAACGCCGCGCGCTCGAGTGCCTCACAGACCTCACGATTTCCCAGGTCGATTCGGCGCGGCGGCTTGACGACGGAGAGACAGAAACCGTGCCAATCGCCGCTCTCGAGGCCGGCGACCGCCTGCTCGTCCGCGCAGGCGAACGTATTCCGGTCGATGGCGCCCTCGAGTGTGCGTGTACGGTCGACGAGGCGGTTGTCACCGGTGAATCGCTGCCGGTGACGAAAACGGCGGGCGAGTCGGTCGTCGGTGGAGCGGCCGTCACCGACGGCGCAGCAGTCGTTGCGGTCGGCGACGAGACGGCAAGTCACATCGACCACCTCACGGAGCACGTCTGGAATCTCCAGAGTGCCGATCACGGGGTGACACGACGCGCTGATGCACTCGCCGGGCGACTCGCACCGCTCGTCCTCGCGACTGTCGCCGTCGTCGCCATCGGGCAGTATGCACTCGGCGCACCCCCGGTGAGCATCGCGATGGCGGCCCTCCTGACCGTCATCGTCACGAGCCCGTGGGCACTCGGCTTCGCGACGCCAGTCGGTGTCGCTGCCACCATTCGGGATGCGATGGCGAACGGCATTGTCGTCTTCGACGAGACCATCTTCGAACGACTCCGCGCGGTCGACACCGTCGTCTTCGATAAAACCGGCACGCTCACGACCGGCGAGATGAGCGTTCTCGAGGCCGATGCCCCCGACGACCTGCTTCGCGCCGTTGCCGCTCTCGAGCAGCGAGCAGCCCATCCCGCGGCCGCAGCCATCGTGGCCGAATTCGGCGACGAGTCTGCAGCAACCGAGACGGCGACCCGCACAGATGGCGGCCTCGAGCAGCCGATTCGGGAGTTCGATAGTCACGGAATCGGTGTCTCCGGTGTCGTTGGCGATGAGCACCTGCTCGTCGGCCATCCCGCGCTCTTTCGGGAGCGAAATTGGACGCTCGAGGACGGCCTCGAGGCGCGCGTTCGCCAGGCTCGAGACGCCGGCCGACTGCCCGTCGTCGTCGGTCGCAACGGAGCCGCGGCGGGGCTGATCGTCGTCGGGGACGAACCTAGAGCAGGCTGGAAAACAACTGTGGAGGGACTTGCCGCACAGGATATCGACATTGTGGTCCTGACTGGAGACGAACGCGGCACAACTGCGTTCTTCGCCGACCATCCCGACATTAAGCACGTTTTCGCGGGCATCTCACCGGGAGGCAAGACTGCGGCGATCCGGCGGCTCAAAGCGACGGGAACGGTCGCGATGGTCGGCGACGGAACAAACGATGCGCCGGCACTCGCCGAAGCAGATTTGGGACTGTCGCTTGGCAGTGGGACTGCACTGGCAACTGATGCCGCTGACCTCGCGATTCTCGAGGATGATCTCGCAGGGGTCACCCGGGCGTTCCAATTGGCGGGTGCAGCACGCCGCCGACTCCGTCAGAATTTGCGAGTGGCACTCGTCTATAATGCGATTGTCATTCCGATTGCCGTTGTGGGATTGTTGAGTCCGCTGATTACGACCGCAGCGGTCGCTATCTGTGCGGGAACAATTGTGGCTAACGCGTGGCGGCCGCTCATTTAG